The sequence GCGCATCGTCGGCCGTCACGCCTGTCCGGGCGGCGCACCCGCACCGCCCGACGGCGGATGTAGGGTCGGACGGGTGACCACCGGACCCGCCCCGACGTACGAGCCGCCGTCGTGGGTCTACGACGAGGCGGTGGCCGGCGACGGGCGCCCGCGCGAGCACGTCGCCCGGCTCATGGAGGCCGTCGGCGCGCTGGCGCCCGAGCAGCTCGCCGCGCTCGGCCGGCGCCGCGACCGCACGTTCATCGAGGCGGGCATCACGTTCGACACGATCGGCCCGGACGGCCAGGCCGTCGACCGCCCGTTCCCGCTCGACCTGGTGCCGCGGGTGATCCCCGCGAGCGACTGGTCGATCATCAAGCGCGGCCTGGCGCAGCGGATCCGGGCGCTGAACGCGTTCATCGACGACGTCTACCACGGGCGCGAGATGGTCCGCGAGGGCCTGATCCCGTGGCGGCTCGTCGTCTCGCGCTCGCACTTCGCCCGGCAGGTCGACGGGGTGCGCCCGCCCGGCGGCGTCTACACCCACGTCGCCGGCCTGGACCTCGTGCGCGACAACGACGGCACGTGGCGGGTGCTCGAGGACAACGTCCGGACCCCGTCGGGGATCTCGTACGTCCTCGCCAACCGCCAGGCGATGACGCGCCTGGCCCCGCGGCTGTTCCAGGGCCACCGGGTGCGCCCCGTCGACCACTACCCGCAGGTGCTGCTCGAGGCGCTGCGCGCGGTCGCGCCGGCGGACGAGGGCGAGGCGACCGTCGTCGTCTGGACGCCGGGCCCGCTCAACCCCGCGTACTTCGAGCACGCGTTCCTGGCGCACCAGATGGGCGTCGAGCTCGTGCAGGCCTCCGACCTGGTCGTGCGCGGAGACGTCTGCTACATGCGGACGACCCGCGGGCTGCAGCGCGTCCACGCGATCTACCGGCGCCTGGACGACGAGTTCTGCGACCCGATCGACTTCCGTCCCGACTCGGTCATCGGCGTCCCCGGCCTGCTGCGCGCCTACCGCGCCGGCACGGTCGCGGTGGCGAACGCCTTCGGGACGGGGGTGGCCGACGACAAGGCGATCTACCCCTACGTGCCGGACATGATCCGCTACTACCTGGGCGAGGAGCCGATCCTGCAGAACGTGCCGACGTACCGGCTGGACCGCGCGGACGAGCGGGAGCACGTGCTGGGCCGGCTCGACGAGCTCGTGGTCAAGCCGACGAGCGAGTCCGGCGGCAAGGGCGTCGTCATCGGCCCGCACGCCAGCCCCGCCGAGCTCGAGGAGGTCCGGGCCGCGGTGCTCGCCGAGCCCGGTCGGTACATCGCGCAGGAGCTCGTGCGGCTGTCCACGGTCCCGACGGTCGAGGCCGACGGCACGCTGGCCCCGCGCCACGTCGACCTGCGGCCCTTCGCGGTCTTCGGCGAGACGATCCGCGTGATCCCCGGCGGACTGACCCGCGTGGCGATGACGCCGGGGTCCATGCTCGTCAACTCCTCGATGGGCGGCGGGTCGAAGGACACCTGGGTTCTCGAGTCGGACGGGCCGGCGGCCGACGCGGACGTCGCCGACGGCCCGGAGCAGGGCGAGCGCCTGCTGCCCGCGCTGCCCGAGATCCGCTGGAGCTCGGCGTGGGTCGGCCAGGCGCAGCAGCAGCAGCAGGACGACCTGACCGCGCCGGACGGCGACGCGGCGGAGGAGGAGGCCTGATGCTCGCCCGCATCGGCCACGAGCTCTACTGGCTCGGCCGCTACGTCTCGCGCGCCGAGCACACGACGCGGATGCTCGAGGGCGTCTTCGCCGCGGACCTGCAGGGGCGCCCGGACGACCCCGTGGGCGTCAACCTCTCCTGGGGCCCCGTCATGGCGATCATGGGCGCCGAGTGGGACGGGGCGCCCGTCGCGGCCGCGGACGCCCTCGGGCGGCTGGTCCTCGACGCCCGGCAGGACGCGTCCGTCGTGGCGTGCGTGCGGCGCGCCCGCGAGGCCGCGCGCACCCTGCGCGACGTCGTCCCGCAGGACATGTGGGAGGCCATCAACACCCTCTCGCTCGAGCTGCTCGCCGTCACGCCGGACGCGCTCGCCTCCGACCCCTCCGTCGCGTTCCGCGCCGTGCGCGAGCGCTGCACGCTCTTCTGGGGCCTGGTCGGCCGCACGATGCTGCGCGACGAGGCCAGCGCCTTCCTCGCCGCCGGCGAGCGGCTCGAGGGCGCCGACGTGCTGCTGCGCATGCTCCGCGTGGTGCTGCCGGCCGGCCCGCGCGCCGACGGGGCGGCGGACGCGGGCGAGAGCGACGGCCAGGCCCACGCCCTGCTCCGCGCCGTGGGCGGGGAGCAGGCGTTCCGCCGGGCGGCCGCCGGGCCGCCGGACACCCCGCACGTCGCCCGCTTCCTCCTCTTCGAGCGGGACTACCCCAACGCCGTCGCCGCCCACGTCCACGGGGTCCTGCGGGCGCTGGAGCAGGCCGACGTCGCGGCGCGCTCCAGCCCGCCGGTGCTGCGCCTGTCGCGCCTGCTCGCCGATCTGGACTTCCACCGCCGCAGCCTCGCCGGCGCGGACCGCAACGTCCTCGTCGAGCAGGGCGTGGTCGTCCAGGGCGAGCTCGCGGCGGTCGACCGCGACATCTCCGAGCGCTACTTCGCCGGCGCCCTCCGTCCCACCGCGTTCAGCGTCGCCTGAGCGCCTGCCATCGTTCCCCGCGCCGTGCACTTCGCGATCGACTACCTGACCGAGTACCGCTACGACGGCGAGGTCGTCGACAACCTCAACGCCCTGCGCGCCCGGCCCGCGACGACGTCGCTCCAGCGCTGCGACGAGTTCCACGTCCGCACGGATCCGGAGACGCGCCTGCACCGGTACGTCGACTACTTCGGGACCGAGGTCGTCGAGTTCGGCATCGACCGGCCGCACGACCACCTGACGATCGAGGTCCGCGCCCGGGTGACGACGAGCGCGCCCGAGCCGCCGCCGGAGGCCCCGTGGGAGGCCGTCGCCACCGCCGCGTACGAGACAGCGGCGGGCGAGTTCCTGCTGCCGCTCGCGGGCGACCCGCCGGCGGAGCGGACCGCCGAGCTGCTGCGCCTGACGCGGGGCACCTCGCCGGCGGCCACCGTGCGCCTGCTGTGCGAGCTGCTGCGCGACCGCTTCGTCTACGACACGCAGGCGACGTTCGTGGGCTCGACGGTCGACGACTTCCTCACCCAGGGCGGCGGGGTCTGCCAGGACTTCGCCCACCTGGCGACCGTGCTGCTGCGCGGCCACGGCATCGGGGCCCGCTACGTGTCCGGCTACCTGTGGGCGGCGTCGCCGGACGGGGGCGCCGACTCGCTCGAGGTCGCCACGCACGCGTGGGTCGAGGCGCTGCTTCCGGGCCCGGGGGAGCGGGACGAGCCCGTGTGGGTGGGCGCCGACCCGACGAACGGCGTGCTCGCGGGCCCCACCCACGTCAAGATCGGGCACGGCCGGCACTACGGCGACGTGCCGCCGATCCGGGGCGTCTACCGGGGACGGGCGCGCGCCGAGCCCCAGGCGCGTGTCACCATGACCCGGCTGGACCCGCAGACGAGCGCCCGGGCGTAGCGCCGGCCCCGGACCGGGGGACGGTTCGCGACGGACTTCGCTATGCTCCCTCGCCGGACCTGCCTCGTGTAGGTCCGTCTTGTCCGGTCGCCCCTGACCGGTCCAGGTGACTTCGACCGCATCGCGTACGGGAGCCCAAGATGGCCCGCGGAGATGTTCGTGTCGCTGCGACCCTCGCGTGCGAGGTCTGCAAGCGGCGCAACTACCAGACCAAGAAGAACAAGCGCAACACGCCCGACCGGCTGACGATCAGCAAGTACTGCCGCTGGTGCCGTCAGCACACGTCCCACAAGGAGACGCGGTAGGCGCCTGACCGCGCGACCCGCTTCGACACGCCCATGGCTGCTGAGGACCACGACGACCGCCCGCGCCTGACGACGTCCCCCGCCGGGGGACCGTCCGAGGCTCCGGCCTCCACCGAGGCCGCGGTCGCCGCGGCGCCCGCGCCGGGCGGCGGCCTGCGCCGCTTCCCGGGGTTCCTCCGTGCCTCCTGGGCCGAGCTGCGCCGCGTGCGCTGGCCCGACCGCACCCAGGTCGCCCAGGGCACCGGCGTCGTGATCGTGTTCGTGCTGCTCGCCGGAGCCTTCCTCGGCGGCGTGGACGCGCTCGCGTCGAAGCTCGTCGAGTGGATCATCTAGCGCTCCGCCGCACCCCATTCCCATGTATCGCTGGTACGTCGTCAACACCTTCTCCGGGCACGAGGCCAAGGTGAAGCAGAGGCTCGAGCACCGTCTGGTGACGCTCGGGCAGCGGCGTGCCGTGCGCCAGATCGTGGTGCCCACGGAGACCGTCACCGAGGTCAAGGACAACCAGAAGGTCACGTCCGAGAAGCGGACGATGCCCGGCTACGTCCTCGTCCAGATGGACCTGAACGACGACTCCTGGCAGCTCGTGAAGGGCACGCCCGGCGTGAC comes from Patulibacter sp. SYSU D01012 and encodes:
- a CDS encoding circularly permuted type 2 ATP-grasp protein, with the protein product MTTGPAPTYEPPSWVYDEAVAGDGRPREHVARLMEAVGALAPEQLAALGRRRDRTFIEAGITFDTIGPDGQAVDRPFPLDLVPRVIPASDWSIIKRGLAQRIRALNAFIDDVYHGREMVREGLIPWRLVVSRSHFARQVDGVRPPGGVYTHVAGLDLVRDNDGTWRVLEDNVRTPSGISYVLANRQAMTRLAPRLFQGHRVRPVDHYPQVLLEALRAVAPADEGEATVVVWTPGPLNPAYFEHAFLAHQMGVELVQASDLVVRGDVCYMRTTRGLQRVHAIYRRLDDEFCDPIDFRPDSVIGVPGLLRAYRAGTVAVANAFGTGVADDKAIYPYVPDMIRYYLGEEPILQNVPTYRLDRADEREHVLGRLDELVVKPTSESGGKGVVIGPHASPAELEEVRAAVLAEPGRYIAQELVRLSTVPTVEADGTLAPRHVDLRPFAVFGETIRVIPGGLTRVAMTPGSMLVNSSMGGGSKDTWVLESDGPAADADVADGPEQGERLLPALPEIRWSSAWVGQAQQQQQDDLTAPDGDAAEEEA
- a CDS encoding alpha-E domain-containing protein; this translates as MLARIGHELYWLGRYVSRAEHTTRMLEGVFAADLQGRPDDPVGVNLSWGPVMAIMGAEWDGAPVAAADALGRLVLDARQDASVVACVRRAREAARTLRDVVPQDMWEAINTLSLELLAVTPDALASDPSVAFRAVRERCTLFWGLVGRTMLRDEASAFLAAGERLEGADVLLRMLRVVLPAGPRADGAADAGESDGQAHALLRAVGGEQAFRRAAAGPPDTPHVARFLLFERDYPNAVAAHVHGVLRALEQADVAARSSPPVLRLSRLLADLDFHRRSLAGADRNVLVEQGVVVQGELAAVDRDISERYFAGALRPTAFSVA
- a CDS encoding transglutaminase family protein, with protein sequence MHFAIDYLTEYRYDGEVVDNLNALRARPATTSLQRCDEFHVRTDPETRLHRYVDYFGTEVVEFGIDRPHDHLTIEVRARVTTSAPEPPPEAPWEAVATAAYETAAGEFLLPLAGDPPAERTAELLRLTRGTSPAATVRLLCELLRDRFVYDTQATFVGSTVDDFLTQGGGVCQDFAHLATVLLRGHGIGARYVSGYLWAASPDGGADSLEVATHAWVEALLPGPGERDEPVWVGADPTNGVLAGPTHVKIGHGRHYGDVPPIRGVYRGRARAEPQARVTMTRLDPQTSARA
- the rpmG gene encoding 50S ribosomal protein L33; protein product: MARGDVRVAATLACEVCKRRNYQTKKNKRNTPDRLTISKYCRWCRQHTSHKETR
- the secE gene encoding preprotein translocase subunit SecE, producing the protein MAAEDHDDRPRLTTSPAGGPSEAPASTEAAVAAAPAPGGGLRRFPGFLRASWAELRRVRWPDRTQVAQGTGVVIVFVLLAGAFLGGVDALASKLVEWII